Proteins co-encoded in one Diaminobutyricimonas sp. LJ205 genomic window:
- a CDS encoding isochorismatase family protein, translating to MTRALFIIDVQNDFTEGGALGCDGGALVAERITQWLTEHDYDHVFASRDWHDADNDNGGHFSDKPDFVGTWPPHCVSGTPGAEYHPALDTSKVDVHVKKGQGKPAYSIFDGTTDDGHAVVSTLDDLAVTHVDVVGIATDHCVRASAMDALRAGRQVRVLTRMVTGVGPESSKAALAEMRSAGAEIVTD from the coding sequence ATGACTCGGGCGCTGTTCATCATCGACGTTCAGAACGACTTCACCGAGGGCGGGGCGCTCGGCTGCGACGGCGGCGCCCTCGTCGCCGAGCGCATCACCCAGTGGCTCACCGAGCACGACTACGATCACGTGTTCGCCTCCCGGGACTGGCACGATGCCGACAACGACAACGGCGGTCATTTCTCTGACAAGCCGGATTTTGTCGGCACCTGGCCGCCGCACTGCGTGAGCGGCACGCCAGGCGCCGAGTATCACCCTGCCCTGGACACGAGCAAGGTCGACGTGCACGTGAAGAAGGGGCAGGGCAAGCCTGCCTACTCGATCTTCGACGGGACTACCGACGACGGCCATGCCGTGGTCAGCACGCTGGATGACCTGGCCGTCACCCACGTCGACGTCGTCGGCATCGCCACCGACCACTGCGTGCGCGCGTCGGCGATGGATGCGTTGCGGGCCGGCCGGCAGGTGCGAGTGCTAACCAGGATGGTCACCGGCGTCGGTCCGGAATCGAGCAAGGCCGCGCTCGCCGAGATGCGCTCGGCCGGTGCTGAGATCGTCACCGACTGA
- a CDS encoding glycoside hydrolase family 38 C-terminal domain-containing protein, translating to MHDDARLVQMRINRFVTERLQPAIIRESVPAHVERWEAPGEPVPFEHAIAQQFEPVRAGVAWGRPWGTTWFKVTGMVPAGWADAAGARVELVIDLGFNSAIPGFQAEGMVFSEAGSIIKAVEPLNTSVPLAVAPGETFTVYVEAASNPDLSQAWTFAPTAMGDPETAGDQPMYRLTRIDIALRDTVVWELGQDFWTLHGLYAQLPATLPRRAEILRALDRAVDAVDPHDVAGTAQAGREVLAPALAAPAWHSSHRVHAVGHAHIDSAWLWPLRETVRKVARTFSNVDALIEQHPDFVFAASSAQQYAWLKEHYPELFERIRRRVAEGSFVPVGGMWVESDSNLPGGEALARQFVAGKRFFIEEFGVEPLEVWLPDSFGYSGALPQIARAAGSRWFLTQKISWNETNVMPHHTFHWEGIDGTRIFTHFPPVDTYSSELSGADLARAQRQYSEKGVANTSLVPFGWGDGGGGPTEEMIAAARRTASLEGSPKVLLSSPRGFFEAAEAEYPHPPVWSGELYLEFHRGTYTSQARTKRGNRRSEHLLREAELWAATAAVRGVAEYPYETLEQAWHTVLLLQFHDILPGSSIAWVHREAERRYDEVRVSLEQVIDRSVRALAGEGSRMLALNSGPFAQRGVIALAAAEAAPVAGTATVSSVDGGFVFRNDRLEATLDADGLLVSLRDLATGREAIPAGEGAKVLQLFRDTPRQWDAWDIDADYVRTMTELRAAESIEIVAAGPDQASVRITRRFGSSSIEETVTLDARARALEVEFAIDWHERQKLLKLAFPLDVQAAQAASEIQFGHILRPTHANTSWDAARFETVAHRWVHIGEPGYGVAVANDSTYGHDIRRSGEGRSTTVRLSLLRAPLYPDPESDQGEHRLRVAVAPGVGIPEAIEEGYRLNLPLRSVVGVGAEALEPLLRVRGDGVVVEAVKLAEDQSGDVIVRLYEAHGGRAVADLSAGFEVADVWETDLLERSLSPSGDVLGRSADGSWRLELRPFQLVTLRFRR from the coding sequence ATGCACGACGATGCGCGGCTCGTTCAGATGCGGATCAACCGGTTCGTCACCGAGCGGCTGCAGCCGGCGATCATCCGCGAAAGCGTTCCCGCGCACGTCGAGCGCTGGGAGGCTCCCGGCGAGCCGGTTCCGTTTGAGCACGCGATCGCGCAGCAGTTCGAGCCGGTCCGGGCCGGCGTCGCCTGGGGGCGGCCGTGGGGCACGACCTGGTTCAAGGTCACCGGCATGGTTCCCGCCGGGTGGGCGGATGCTGCGGGCGCCCGAGTGGAACTGGTCATCGACCTCGGCTTCAACTCGGCGATCCCAGGATTTCAGGCTGAGGGCATGGTGTTCTCCGAGGCCGGTTCGATCATCAAGGCGGTGGAACCCCTGAACACCTCGGTCCCGTTGGCCGTTGCCCCTGGCGAGACGTTCACGGTCTACGTCGAAGCCGCCTCAAACCCTGACCTCAGTCAGGCCTGGACCTTTGCACCGACGGCGATGGGTGACCCGGAAACAGCGGGGGATCAGCCGATGTACCGCCTCACCCGCATCGACATCGCCTTGCGCGACACCGTCGTCTGGGAGCTCGGGCAAGACTTCTGGACGCTGCACGGACTGTACGCCCAACTGCCGGCTACGCTGCCCCGGCGGGCGGAGATCCTGCGTGCCCTCGACCGCGCCGTCGATGCGGTGGACCCACACGATGTCGCCGGCACCGCGCAGGCCGGCCGGGAGGTACTCGCCCCGGCGCTCGCCGCGCCCGCCTGGCACAGCTCGCATCGGGTGCATGCGGTCGGCCACGCGCACATCGACAGCGCCTGGCTGTGGCCGCTGCGGGAGACGGTTCGCAAGGTGGCGCGCACCTTCTCCAATGTCGATGCTTTGATCGAGCAGCATCCGGATTTCGTGTTCGCCGCGTCATCCGCCCAGCAGTACGCCTGGCTGAAGGAGCATTATCCCGAGCTGTTCGAGCGGATTCGCCGGCGGGTGGCCGAGGGCTCGTTCGTGCCGGTCGGCGGCATGTGGGTGGAATCAGACAGCAACCTGCCCGGTGGCGAGGCGCTCGCGCGTCAGTTCGTCGCCGGCAAGCGGTTCTTCATCGAGGAGTTCGGAGTCGAGCCGCTCGAGGTGTGGCTGCCCGACTCGTTCGGCTATTCGGGGGCGCTGCCGCAGATCGCCCGGGCGGCGGGGTCGCGCTGGTTCCTCACCCAGAAGATCTCCTGGAACGAGACCAATGTGATGCCGCATCACACCTTCCACTGGGAGGGCATCGACGGCACTCGTATCTTCACGCACTTTCCGCCGGTGGACACTTACAGTTCAGAACTCTCCGGCGCCGACCTGGCCAGGGCGCAACGCCAGTACTCCGAGAAGGGCGTCGCCAACACGTCGCTGGTGCCGTTCGGCTGGGGGGACGGCGGCGGCGGACCGACGGAAGAGATGATCGCGGCCGCCCGGCGCACCGCATCGCTCGAAGGATCGCCGAAGGTGCTGCTGTCGAGCCCGCGCGGCTTCTTCGAGGCCGCCGAGGCTGAGTATCCTCATCCCCCGGTCTGGTCGGGTGAGCTGTACCTCGAGTTCCACCGCGGCACCTACACCTCACAGGCGCGAACCAAACGCGGCAACCGGCGCAGCGAGCACCTGCTCCGCGAAGCAGAACTGTGGGCGGCAACCGCCGCAGTGCGCGGCGTCGCCGAGTATCCCTACGAGACGCTCGAGCAGGCCTGGCACACCGTGTTGCTGCTGCAATTCCACGACATCCTGCCCGGCTCCTCGATCGCCTGGGTGCACCGCGAGGCCGAACGCCGTTACGACGAGGTTCGGGTCAGCCTCGAGCAGGTCATCGACCGCTCGGTGCGGGCGCTCGCCGGTGAGGGAAGCCGGATGCTGGCGCTGAACTCAGGCCCGTTCGCCCAGCGTGGCGTGATCGCGCTCGCCGCTGCCGAGGCGGCCCCCGTCGCCGGGACCGCCACCGTCAGCTCGGTCGATGGCGGGTTCGTGTTCCGCAACGATCGGCTGGAGGCGACCCTCGACGCGGACGGATTGCTGGTGTCGCTGCGGGATCTCGCGACCGGGCGCGAGGCCATCCCGGCCGGCGAGGGCGCGAAGGTGCTGCAGCTGTTCCGGGATACCCCACGGCAATGGGATGCCTGGGATATCGACGCCGATTACGTGCGCACGATGACCGAGTTGCGCGCGGCCGAGAGCATCGAGATCGTGGCGGCCGGACCCGACCAGGCGTCGGTGCGAATCACCCGGCGGTTCGGGTCGTCCTCCATCGAGGAGACCGTGACCCTGGACGCCAGGGCCCGAGCCCTCGAAGTGGAGTTCGCGATCGACTGGCACGAGCGGCAGAAGCTGCTGAAACTCGCCTTTCCGCTCGACGTGCAGGCCGCGCAGGCGGCGTCCGAAATCCAGTTCGGCCACATCCTCCGGCCCACCCACGCGAACACGTCGTGGGATGCCGCTCGGTTCGAGACCGTCGCCCATCGCTGGGTGCACATCGGCGAGCCCGGCTACGGCGTGGCTGTGGCGAACGATTCCACCTATGGGCACGACATCCGGCGCTCCGGAGAGGGCAGGTCGACGACGGTGCGGTTGTCCCTGCTGCGTGCCCCGCTGTACCCGGATCCGGAGAGTGACCAAGGCGAGCACCGGCTGCGGGTCGCGGTTGCACCGGGGGTCGGCATCCCGGAGGCGATCGAAGAGGGCTACCGGTTGAACCTGCCACTGCGTTCGGTGGTGGGCGTCGGTGCCGAGGCGCTTGAGCCGCTGCTGCGAGTGCGCGGCGACGGCGTCGTGGTCGAGGCGGTCAAGTTGGCCGAAGACCAGAGCGGCGATGTCATCGTGCGGCTATACGAGGCGCACGGCGGCCGGGCCGTCGCGGATCTGAGCGCCGGGTTCGAGGTGGCGGATGTCTGGGAGACCGACTTGCTCGAACGATCGCTGAGCCCGTCGGGCGACGTGCTCGGACGGTCGGCAGACGGCTCGTGGCGACTCGAACTCCGGCCGTTCCAGCTGGTGACCCTCAGGTTCCGTCGGTAG
- a CDS encoding RNA methyltransferase: MPVTQISDLSDPRLVDYAHLTDVALKKAQSSEHGLYLAESLLVLERAIRAGHVPRSVLALGGSVEDALEATRGFDIPIFSGPGELLAELTGYVLHRGLIASMHRPALPDPAELIRDARRVVVLENVVDPTNVGAIFRSVAGIGADAVLVTPRCSDPFYRRAIRVSMGTVLQVPWTRVGDWPSTRQLLQASGFHIAALALTDDSVSLREFSARAPERVALVLGTEGEGLTDAAIEAADTVVQIPMRHGIDSLNVAAASAVAMYALAQ, translated from the coding sequence GTGCCCGTCACCCAGATCAGCGACCTCTCCGACCCGCGCCTGGTCGACTACGCCCACCTCACCGACGTCGCGCTGAAGAAGGCACAGTCCAGCGAGCATGGCCTCTACCTCGCCGAGTCTCTGCTCGTTCTCGAGCGCGCGATCCGGGCAGGTCACGTGCCGCGCTCGGTGCTGGCGCTCGGCGGGTCGGTCGAGGACGCGCTCGAAGCCACGCGCGGCTTCGACATCCCGATTTTCTCCGGCCCCGGCGAACTGCTCGCCGAACTCACCGGCTACGTGTTGCACCGCGGACTGATCGCCTCGATGCACCGCCCGGCGCTGCCGGATCCGGCCGAGCTGATCCGCGACGCCCGCCGGGTGGTCGTGCTCGAGAACGTCGTCGACCCGACCAACGTCGGCGCGATCTTCCGCTCCGTGGCCGGCATCGGCGCCGACGCGGTGCTGGTCACGCCGCGCTGCTCTGACCCGTTCTATCGCCGCGCCATCAGGGTCAGTATGGGCACCGTGCTGCAGGTGCCATGGACCAGGGTGGGTGACTGGCCCTCGACGAGGCAATTGCTGCAGGCATCCGGATTCCACATTGCCGCGCTCGCGCTCACGGACGATTCCGTCTCGCTGCGCGAGTTCTCGGCGCGGGCTCCCGAGCGGGTCGCCCTGGTGCTCGGCACCGAGGGGGAGGGGCTGACGGATGCTGCGATCGAAGCGGCGGATACCGTGGTGCAGATTCCGATGCGGCACGGCATCGATTCGCTGAACGTCGCAGCCGCGTCTGCGGTGGCTATGTATGCACTCGCCCAGTGA
- the dacB gene encoding D-alanyl-D-alanine carboxypeptidase/D-alanyl-D-alanine-endopeptidase: MTHPLPPADEAPMTRRAAREAEKAQTAGIPTQAMPSVDLPTQAMAAVDLPAPARSAVDLPTQAMPAAGQPTPRLQAHQTQTQAFATSAPFFSSDAPTTVLPSRSGDSNGGIGGPGDNGHGGGNGGGSSGDDGDDGDAGGGIGGVFRRHPKAWLAAGLSLAFVLAGTGAVAAGLNSAPAEPAAVAAPVPSPTPTVEPARPVLSPAPAATPLRTCTVAGLAGDPRLANLHASVLNAATGEVLFDRNATTPERTASVMKTVTAAAALAALGPEYRITTSVQAGPTPESIVLVGGGDATLSQVGPGSQSFYRGAPKLSDLAAQVRASLPAEVTSVDLILDANLWDPADKWDGSWERRQQTVGYMSEVTALQVDADRADPNKNTSPRSTDPIGRAGDAFKAALAAEGIEVRSTTTGIAGDGAADLASVQSQPVSTLIGQMMDLSDNTLAEMLARLIAIEQGLPGTFASLQQAYAGALSSYGIPTTGMVIRDGSGLSEHNRVAPVYVAQLMAKAVAGEQHLKVMYDTLPISGRTGTLASRFTGDAAVAKGYVNAKTGWIQTGRTLAGIVHAADGSQLAFAFYAVGTGDATAMPALDSLTAGVYSCGNNLSNH, translated from the coding sequence GTGACTCACCCGCTCCCGCCGGCCGACGAGGCGCCGATGACACGCCGCGCTGCTCGAGAGGCGGAAAAGGCGCAGACCGCCGGAATCCCGACTCAGGCGATGCCGTCCGTTGATTTGCCAACCCAGGCGATGGCTGCCGTCGATCTGCCAGCACCCGCCCGTTCGGCTGTTGACCTGCCGACCCAGGCGATGCCCGCGGCCGGCCAGCCGACGCCGCGACTGCAGGCACACCAGACGCAGACGCAGGCGTTCGCGACATCCGCACCGTTCTTCAGCAGCGACGCCCCGACCACCGTGCTTCCATCCCGCAGCGGCGACAGTAACGGTGGCATCGGCGGACCCGGTGACAACGGGCACGGCGGCGGGAACGGAGGTGGCAGCTCCGGCGATGACGGCGATGACGGCGATGCAGGCGGTGGCATCGGAGGCGTGTTCCGACGGCATCCGAAGGCCTGGCTTGCGGCTGGACTCAGCCTCGCGTTCGTGCTCGCCGGCACCGGCGCCGTCGCGGCCGGGCTGAACAGTGCGCCCGCGGAACCAGCGGCCGTGGCCGCCCCCGTACCCTCGCCGACCCCGACCGTCGAACCCGCCCGGCCGGTGCTGTCTCCGGCGCCCGCAGCGACGCCGCTGCGCACCTGCACCGTTGCCGGACTGGCCGGCGATCCGAGGCTCGCCAATCTGCACGCCTCAGTGCTGAATGCGGCGACCGGCGAGGTGCTCTTCGACCGCAACGCCACCACTCCGGAGCGCACCGCGAGCGTCATGAAGACGGTGACCGCGGCCGCGGCTCTCGCCGCGCTCGGGCCGGAATACCGCATCACCACCAGCGTGCAGGCCGGTCCAACCCCGGAGTCGATCGTGCTCGTCGGCGGCGGCGACGCCACCCTGAGCCAGGTCGGACCAGGCAGTCAAAGCTTCTACCGCGGTGCCCCGAAGCTGAGCGACCTGGCAGCGCAGGTGCGCGCGAGCCTGCCCGCCGAGGTGACCAGCGTTGACCTCATCCTCGACGCGAACCTGTGGGATCCGGCCGACAAGTGGGATGGCAGCTGGGAACGCCGCCAGCAGACCGTCGGCTACATGTCCGAGGTCACCGCGCTGCAGGTCGACGCCGACCGGGCCGACCCGAACAAGAACACCAGCCCGCGCAGCACCGACCCGATCGGCCGCGCCGGCGATGCGTTCAAGGCCGCCCTGGCTGCCGAGGGTATCGAGGTGCGGTCGACCACGACCGGGATTGCGGGGGACGGCGCCGCTGATCTCGCCAGCGTGCAGTCGCAGCCCGTGTCCACGCTGATCGGGCAGATGATGGACCTCAGCGACAACACCCTCGCCGAGATGCTGGCCCGGCTGATCGCCATCGAGCAGGGGCTGCCAGGCACCTTCGCCTCCCTGCAGCAGGCGTATGCGGGGGCGCTGTCCTCGTATGGCATCCCGACCACAGGCATGGTCATCCGTGACGGCTCCGGGCTCAGCGAGCACAACCGGGTCGCCCCGGTATACGTCGCCCAGCTGATGGCGAAGGCTGTGGCGGGGGAGCAGCACCTCAAGGTCATGTACGACACCCTGCCGATCTCCGGGCGCACCGGCACTTTGGCCTCCCGTTTCACCGGGGATGCCGCAGTCGCCAAGGGTTACGTCAACGCGAAGACCGGCTGGATCCAGACCGGCCGCACCCTGGCGGGCATCGTGCATGCCGCCGACGGCAGTCAGCTGGCCTTCGCCTTCTACGCGGTTGGAACCGGGGATGCCACGGCCATGCCCGCGCTCGACAGCCTCACCGCCGGGGTGTACAGCTGCGGCAACAACCTCAGCAACCACTGA
- a CDS encoding ABC transporter ATP-binding protein produces MSDTRTRPRRGFGRKPDDGPRATFRQLLPYITEHKAVLGWVILLSIIGAAATLAQPLLVSQVITRVEASEPLDSLVWILAGLVVAAALISGFQHYLLQRTGTSVVLSARRRLVYRMLRLPIKEFDRRRTGDLVSRVGSDTTMLYAVMTQGLIDAIGGALIFVGALIAMLLIDPVLLGLTVLVITFSVVIVVLLSGRIRKASQAQQQKVGDLAASVERVLSAIRTVRAANATNRETEIVDEEARGAWRMGLKVAKISALVVPVAGIAMQVTFLTVIGVGGFRVATGAITIAALVSFIIFLFMMIGPLGQAFGAVTSVNQALGALGRIQEIIELPSEDEADVAGRPVAAIESDDAISFEEVEFTYPAEPPVEPAEGRDGGLDKLDQRDGLNLRDGLNPRDADEPGEIRDRTVLRGVSFSVPRGQRIALVGPSGAGKSTILALIERFYDPTAGVVRMGGVDVRALDRAELRGQIGYVEQDAPVLAGTIRDNLILGTPDATDEQCVDVLRSVNLIGVLERDERGLDAQVGEDGVMLSGGERQRLAIARTLLSAPPILLLDESTSSLDGLNEQLLREAIDAVAENRTLIVIAHRLSTVVDSDQIVVLEQGRVVGVGTHSELVVSTPLYRDLAKHQLLV; encoded by the coding sequence ATGAGTGACACCCGCACGCGGCCGCGGCGCGGATTCGGGCGCAAGCCCGATGATGGTCCCCGCGCCACCTTCCGCCAGCTGCTTCCCTATATCACCGAGCACAAAGCCGTCCTCGGGTGGGTGATCCTGCTGAGCATCATCGGTGCGGCCGCGACACTCGCGCAGCCATTGCTGGTGAGCCAGGTGATCACCCGCGTCGAGGCGAGCGAGCCGCTCGACTCCTTGGTCTGGATCCTCGCCGGGCTGGTGGTTGCCGCCGCGCTGATCAGCGGCTTCCAGCACTACCTGCTGCAGCGCACCGGGACGAGCGTCGTGCTCTCGGCTCGACGCCGACTGGTGTACCGGATGCTGCGGCTTCCGATCAAGGAATTCGACCGTCGGCGCACCGGCGACCTGGTCTCCCGCGTCGGCTCGGACACCACCATGCTCTACGCGGTGATGACCCAGGGACTCATTGACGCCATCGGCGGCGCACTGATCTTCGTCGGCGCCCTCATCGCGATGCTGCTCATCGACCCGGTGCTGCTCGGCCTGACCGTGCTCGTGATCACTTTCTCCGTGGTGATCGTGGTGCTGCTGAGCGGCCGCATCCGCAAGGCCAGCCAGGCGCAGCAGCAGAAGGTCGGGGACCTGGCCGCAAGCGTCGAGCGCGTGCTCAGCGCCATCCGCACGGTGCGCGCCGCGAACGCGACCAACCGCGAAACCGAGATCGTCGACGAGGAGGCACGCGGCGCTTGGCGCATGGGCCTCAAGGTCGCCAAGATCTCGGCGCTCGTGGTCCCGGTCGCCGGCATCGCCATGCAGGTGACTTTCCTCACTGTGATCGGCGTGGGTGGGTTCCGGGTGGCGACCGGGGCGATCACCATCGCCGCTTTGGTGTCGTTCATCATCTTCCTGTTCATGATGATCGGTCCGCTCGGCCAGGCCTTCGGCGCGGTCACCTCGGTCAACCAGGCGCTCGGTGCGCTCGGCCGGATCCAGGAGATCATCGAATTGCCGAGCGAGGACGAGGCGGATGTCGCCGGCCGCCCGGTCGCCGCGATCGAGTCCGACGACGCGATCAGCTTCGAGGAGGTCGAGTTCACCTATCCGGCCGAGCCGCCGGTCGAGCCCGCCGAGGGTCGCGACGGAGGTCTCGACAAGCTCGACCAGCGGGATGGGCTCAACCTGCGGGATGGGCTCAACCCGCGGGATGCGGACGAGCCTGGCGAGATCCGCGACCGCACCGTGCTGCGCGGCGTCTCGTTCTCGGTGCCGCGCGGGCAGCGGATCGCCCTGGTCGGCCCCTCCGGCGCGGGCAAGTCCACGATCCTCGCGCTGATCGAGCGGTTCTACGACCCGACCGCTGGCGTCGTGCGCATGGGCGGCGTCGACGTGCGCGCGCTCGACCGCGCCGAGCTGCGTGGACAGATCGGTTATGTCGAGCAGGACGCGCCGGTGCTGGCCGGCACGATCCGCGACAACCTCATCCTCGGCACTCCCGACGCCACCGACGAGCAGTGCGTCGACGTGCTGCGCTCGGTGAACTTGATCGGCGTGCTCGAACGCGACGAGCGCGGTCTGGACGCGCAGGTCGGCGAAGACGGCGTGATGCTCTCGGGCGGTGAGCGCCAGCGTCTGGCGATCGCCCGCACGCTGCTCTCGGCTCCCCCGATCCTGCTGCTCGACGAGTCGACGTCGTCGCTCGACGGGCTCAACGAACAGCTGCTGCGGGAGGCGATCGACGCCGTCGCCGAGAATCGCACGTTGATCGTGATCGCGCACCGGCTGTCCACCGTGGTGGACAGCGACCAGATCGTCGTCCTCGAGCAGGGTCGTGTCGTCGGTGTCGGAACGCACTCCGAGCTGGTCGTCTCGACCCCGCTCTACCGCGACCTGGCGAAGCACCAGCTGCTGGTCTGA
- a CDS encoding ABC transporter permease translates to MTLTENKPVASLRRGWLLPALYAGNARSVMRRGWLAAAKTNWLVVVSGFFEPVFYLLAMGIGLGSLVGGVTTSSGEEVSYAAYIAPALLAVAAMNGAIYDSTWNVFFKMNFGKLYQGMLATSLGPFDVALGEILLALARGLLYACGFMLIMQVLGLNLAWTAVLALPAVVLIAFGFASFGMGITSYMKTFQQMDWISFILLPMFLFSATFYPLSVYPEWIQWIIQALPLWHGVELVRGLTTGVISIGMLWHVLYYVVMVVLGLTLTTRRLRALFLD, encoded by the coding sequence GTGACTCTCACCGAAAACAAGCCCGTGGCATCCCTCCGACGGGGCTGGCTGCTGCCGGCGCTGTACGCCGGCAACGCGCGCTCGGTGATGCGGCGCGGATGGCTGGCGGCCGCGAAGACCAACTGGCTGGTCGTGGTGTCGGGGTTCTTCGAGCCGGTGTTCTACCTGCTCGCGATGGGCATCGGGCTGGGCAGCCTCGTTGGCGGGGTGACCACCTCGAGCGGTGAGGAGGTGTCGTACGCCGCCTACATCGCGCCGGCCCTGCTCGCGGTGGCGGCGATGAACGGAGCGATCTACGACTCGACGTGGAATGTGTTCTTCAAGATGAACTTCGGCAAGCTCTACCAGGGCATGCTGGCCACCTCGCTCGGGCCGTTCGATGTCGCGCTCGGCGAGATTCTGCTGGCTCTGGCGCGCGGGCTGCTCTACGCCTGTGGATTCATGCTGATCATGCAGGTGCTCGGGCTCAACCTGGCCTGGACGGCGGTGCTTGCGCTCCCGGCGGTGGTGCTCATCGCGTTCGGCTTCGCGAGCTTCGGCATGGGCATCACGAGCTACATGAAGACGTTCCAGCAGATGGACTGGATCAGCTTCATCCTGTTGCCGATGTTCCTGTTCTCGGCCACCTTCTACCCGCTGTCGGTGTACCCGGAGTGGATCCAGTGGATCATCCAGGCGCTGCCGCTCTGGCACGGCGTCGAACTGGTGCGCGGACTGACCACCGGGGTGATCTCAATAGGGATGCTCTGGCACGTGCTCTACTACGTGGTCATGGTGGTGCTCGGGCTGACGCTCACCACCAGGCGGCTGCGGGCCCTCTTCCTCGACTGA
- a CDS encoding ABC transporter ATP-binding protein, which yields MPAPVITASNLVKKYKEFPAVGGISFEVAPGESFGLLGPNGAGKSTTMRMIGAVSTRTEGDLSILGLDPDEYGPEIRSQLGVVPQADNLDTELRVKDNLVVYGRYFGLPASYLGKKADELLAFAQLEDKAKSKVDDLSGGMKRRLTIARALINDPKILLLDEPTTGLDPQARHVLWDRLFRLKEQGTTLVLTTHYMDEAEQLCDRLIVVDKGQIMAEGTPASLIRQYSSREVLEVRFGSDRNAAAAERIAGLGDRIEVLPDRVLVYSESGERVLERLTDLGLHPLTSLVRRSSLEDVFLRLTGRSLIE from the coding sequence GTGCCAGCGCCTGTCATCACCGCTTCAAACCTCGTGAAGAAGTACAAGGAGTTCCCCGCAGTGGGGGGAATCTCGTTCGAAGTCGCGCCGGGGGAGTCCTTCGGACTTCTAGGACCGAACGGTGCAGGCAAGTCGACGACGATGCGGATGATCGGCGCCGTATCGACCCGCACCGAGGGCGACCTGTCGATCCTGGGCCTCGACCCCGATGAGTACGGCCCGGAGATCCGGTCGCAACTCGGCGTCGTGCCGCAGGCCGACAACCTGGACACCGAACTGCGGGTGAAGGACAACCTCGTGGTGTACGGCCGGTACTTCGGGCTGCCCGCCTCGTACCTCGGTAAGAAGGCGGACGAGCTGCTCGCCTTCGCGCAACTCGAGGACAAAGCCAAGTCCAAGGTCGACGACCTCTCCGGCGGCATGAAGCGGCGGCTCACCATCGCGCGCGCCCTGATCAACGACCCGAAGATCCTGCTGCTCGACGAGCCGACCACCGGCCTCGACCCTCAGGCCCGGCACGTGCTCTGGGACCGCCTGTTCCGGCTCAAGGAGCAAGGCACGACCCTGGTGCTCACCACTCACTACATGGACGAGGCAGAACAGCTCTGCGACCGGCTCATTGTGGTCGACAAGGGCCAGATCATGGCCGAGGGCACCCCTGCCTCCCTGATCCGGCAGTACTCGTCGCGGGAGGTGCTCGAGGTGCGCTTCGGGTCGGACCGAAACGCAGCTGCCGCCGAGCGCATCGCCGGCCTCGGCGACCGGATCGAAGTGCTGCCCGACCGCGTGCTCGTCTACAGCGAGAGCGGCGAAAGAGTGCTGGAGCGGCTCACCGACCTGGGCCTGCATCCGCTGACGTCGCTCGTGCGTCGGTCCAGCCTCGAGGATGTGTTCCTGCGGCTGACGGGACGGAGCTTGATCGAATGA
- a CDS encoding ABC transporter permease — MSEKTPDAAGGVSAGSTSGGEVSAGSTSEGAVAAGTKPRRFGAWYVAEHRFRVMRAYAQTVIVTSIGNPLLYMYALGVGLATIVDQNLGEGAMGEVGYLTFVAPALLASAAVTVATEEFTYPIMLGFKWNPVFFGMNAAPISAGQIIDGIVISVTVRMLAQTAIYYVFMLFFGAVPSPWGFLTIFIATLAGLGFGALIMAYTSTLEDDAGQLAMVMRFIVLPMTLFSGTFFPLDTLPIYLQWIGWISPLWHGTELARVAAYGYEEPFWLSVVHVVYLTVLFAWGWAVTRRVAARRLNK; from the coding sequence ATGAGCGAGAAGACGCCGGATGCCGCGGGCGGGGTCTCGGCAGGCTCGACCAGCGGGGGTGAGGTCTCGGCAGGCTCGACCAGCGAGGGGGCCGTCGCGGCTGGCACCAAGCCACGCCGCTTCGGTGCCTGGTATGTCGCTGAGCACCGCTTCCGGGTGATGCGCGCCTACGCGCAGACGGTGATCGTGACCAGCATCGGCAACCCGCTGCTGTACATGTACGCGCTCGGGGTCGGGCTCGCCACCATCGTCGACCAGAACCTCGGCGAAGGCGCGATGGGCGAGGTCGGCTACCTGACCTTCGTCGCCCCGGCACTGCTGGCCAGCGCCGCGGTCACGGTCGCCACCGAGGAGTTCACCTACCCGATCATGCTCGGCTTCAAGTGGAACCCGGTGTTCTTCGGCATGAACGCTGCCCCGATCTCGGCGGGGCAGATTATTGACGGCATCGTGATCTCGGTGACCGTGCGAATGCTCGCGCAGACCGCGATCTACTACGTCTTCATGCTCTTCTTCGGGGCGGTTCCGTCGCCCTGGGGCTTCCTCACCATCTTCATCGCCACCCTTGCCGGACTCGGCTTCGGGGCGCTGATCATGGCGTACACGTCGACGCTCGAAGACGACGCCGGGCAGCTGGCGATGGTGATGCGCTTCATCGTGCTGCCGATGACGCTGTTCTCGGGAACGTTCTTCCCGCTCGACACGCTGCCCATCTACCTGCAGTGGATCGGCTGGATCTCGCCGCTCTGGCATGGCACCGAACTGGCGCGCGTCGCCGCGTATGGCTACGAGGAGCCGTTCTGGCTGAGCGTCGTGCACGTGGTCTACCTCACGGTGCTGTTCGCCTGGGGCTGGGCAGTCACCCGTCGGGTCGCGGCTCGGAGGTTGAACAAGTGA